From the genome of Edaphobacter dinghuensis, one region includes:
- the tolB gene encoding Tol-Pal system beta propeller repeat protein TolB: MLTPDRTSNRRFVRLPIWLAAMSVLLLSVSTLHAQDWFKTETSSGASSIRIAVADFKPLSTDPQTSPFKHTFDTTLYNDLANAGIFDVVSKSLQPQSTPGAPAEISLAQWAAAPSSAAMVAFGGFSVQNGRIICNGYLFDAKNTQYPQVLAKQYNEAASDDSARQVAHRFADEIIFRLGGGTPGIAESKIYYVKIAGGTKEIWAMDYDGANQHPITHLGTVSISPRISPDNSRLAFSSLGKHGFQIRMYSLLLNRMVNFPESGGTNISPAWSPDGNNVAYSSSRTGDPEIWISDANGSLARRITSFRGPDVSPVYNPKTSSQIAWVSGRTGLPQIYIMDADGSAVQRMTDGGYASSPSWSPNGQFIAFAWNRKYGPGAPGGQDIYVMEVATKRWIQLTHDQGPCDFPSWSPDGRHIVYASSANGRTAQNKIWTMLADGTQKHALTGAGADMPNWSWK, encoded by the coding sequence ATGCTTACCCCAGACCGCACATCCAATCGTCGCTTCGTGCGGCTGCCCATCTGGCTGGCAGCCATGTCGGTCCTTCTGCTCAGCGTCTCAACGCTCCACGCACAGGACTGGTTCAAGACCGAAACCTCCAGCGGTGCCTCCAGCATCCGCATCGCTGTCGCAGATTTCAAGCCGCTTTCGACCGATCCACAGACCTCCCCGTTCAAGCACACCTTCGATACGACCCTCTATAACGATCTCGCCAACGCGGGCATCTTCGACGTCGTCTCCAAGAGCTTGCAGCCGCAGTCCACGCCCGGCGCTCCGGCAGAGATCAGCCTTGCGCAGTGGGCCGCCGCTCCCTCTTCAGCGGCCATGGTCGCCTTCGGAGGCTTCAGCGTTCAGAACGGCAGAATCATCTGCAACGGCTATCTCTTCGACGCGAAGAACACGCAGTATCCTCAGGTGCTCGCCAAGCAGTACAACGAGGCAGCCTCGGACGACTCCGCCCGCCAGGTAGCCCACCGCTTCGCCGACGAGATCATCTTCCGGCTCGGTGGCGGCACTCCCGGCATCGCCGAAAGCAAGATCTACTACGTCAAAATAGCGGGCGGCACCAAAGAGATCTGGGCCATGGACTACGACGGGGCCAACCAGCACCCCATCACCCACCTCGGCACCGTCTCCATCTCACCGCGCATCTCGCCCGACAACTCCCGCCTTGCCTTCTCTTCGCTGGGCAAGCACGGCTTCCAGATTCGCATGTACTCGCTGCTGCTCAACCGCATGGTCAACTTCCCCGAGTCAGGCGGCACCAACATCTCACCCGCATGGTCTCCTGACGGAAACAACGTGGCCTACTCTTCCTCACGTACCGGCGACCCGGAGATATGGATCTCGGACGCCAACGGCAGCCTCGCTCGCCGCATCACCAGCTTCCGCGGCCCTGACGTCTCTCCCGTCTACAACCCCAAGACCAGCTCGCAGATCGCCTGGGTCAGCGGACGAACCGGCCTGCCGCAGATCTACATCATGGACGCCGACGGCTCAGCTGTGCAGCGCATGACCGACGGCGGCTACGCCTCTTCGCCGTCATGGTCGCCCAACGGCCAGTTCATCGCCTTCGCCTGGAACCGCAAGTATGGCCCCGGCGCTCCCGGCGGGCAGGACATCTATGTCATGGAAGTCGCCACCAAACGCTGGATCCAGCTTACCCACGATCAGGGCCCATGCGACTTCCCCTCCTGGTCGCCCGACGGCAGGCACATCGTCTACGCCAGCAGCGCCAACGGCAGAACAGCACAGAACAAGATCTGGACCATGCTTGCTGACGGCACGCAGAAACACGCCTTGACCGGCGCTGGTGCAGATATGCCAAATTGGAGCTGGAAATAA
- the pal gene encoding peptidoglycan-associated lipoprotein Pal: MNVTRTKINRAIVLAATVIALGAVTGCHKKHSGVNPNSLGPGPAETGAAPTATITADPTAIDLGQSVVLNWRTENATSVTIDGIGPVNANGTQTVSPSTSTNFHLTAKGDGGTTEANVRVTVRVPEAPTVPSNENGDMGSDEVFHQNVKDVFFDYDSYDLRPDAQSSISQAASYLQAHPAIKVVIGGYCDDRGSAEYNLALGENRANSARTALVNAGVAASRLRVISYGKEKQFCTEENENCWQQNRRAQFSLDR; encoded by the coding sequence ATGAACGTAACGCGAACCAAAATAAACCGGGCCATTGTGTTGGCCGCTACCGTAATTGCACTGGGAGCTGTCACCGGCTGCCACAAGAAACACAGCGGCGTTAACCCGAATAGCCTCGGGCCTGGGCCTGCAGAGACCGGAGCAGCACCGACGGCCACCATCACCGCCGATCCGACAGCGATCGACCTCGGCCAGTCCGTCGTCCTCAACTGGCGTACCGAGAATGCCACCAGCGTCACCATCGACGGCATCGGCCCGGTGAACGCCAACGGCACCCAGACCGTATCGCCCTCCACCTCGACCAACTTCCATCTCACCGCAAAGGGTGACGGCGGCACCACCGAGGCCAACGTTCGCGTCACCGTCCGCGTGCCCGAAGCACCCACCGTTCCCAGCAACGAGAACGGCGACATGGGCAGCGACGAGGTCTTCCACCAGAACGTCAAGGACGTCTTCTTCGACTACGATAGCTACGATCTCCGCCCCGATGCTCAGTCCTCCATCTCGCAGGCTGCCAGCTATCTGCAGGCGCATCCCGCCATCAAGGTCGTCATCGGCGGCTACTGCGACGATCGTGGATCGGCCGAGTACAACCTCGCACTCGGTGAGAACCGCGCCAACTCTGCCCGCACCGCGCTGGTCAATGCCGGAGTCGCCGCAAGCCGTCTCCGTGTCATCAGCTACGGCAAGGAGAAGCAGTTCTGCACCGAAGAGAATGAGAACTGCTGGCAGCAGAACCGCCGTGCGCAGTTCTCCCTCGATCGCTAG
- a CDS encoding tetratricopeptide repeat protein: MANEKNKLPSANKSIRLASVALLGTVMVFTTPAFAANRDMIQLQTQVQQLQDAVARLQQTNDERMGVMKDLVQQSADAVNKMSSNMDDLKKQMLDQQNAQGNKIDQVSGQIQSMNDSIDELKARLGNLEKLLQNIQNQQQSMSASMQNAQPAAGGGIPDNSAAPANAPSDANQPAPTTGPDGKPLAGTPMPADAGAGAPAAPPADELYKTALGDYMSAKYSLAASEFGDVTKNYPDNPLSGNAYYYRGEIDYRAGHYAEAIKSYDKVIEQYPASNKVPVSRLHKGNALIASKQTAAGVRELRALIQRFPNSPEAMQARSKLSGMGVPVNPRR, encoded by the coding sequence ATGGCCAACGAAAAAAACAAGCTTCCCTCCGCCAACAAATCGATCCGTCTCGCCTCGGTCGCCCTTCTCGGCACCGTGATGGTCTTCACCACGCCCGCCTTCGCCGCGAACCGCGACATGATCCAGCTCCAGACCCAGGTCCAGCAGTTGCAGGATGCCGTCGCCCGTCTCCAGCAGACCAACGACGAGCGCATGGGCGTCATGAAGGACCTCGTCCAGCAGAGCGCCGACGCCGTCAACAAGATGTCGTCGAACATGGACGATCTCAAGAAGCAGATGCTCGATCAGCAGAACGCACAAGGTAATAAGATCGATCAGGTCTCCGGGCAGATCCAGTCGATGAACGACTCCATCGACGAGTTGAAGGCGCGCCTCGGCAATCTTGAAAAGCTGCTTCAGAACATCCAGAACCAGCAGCAGTCGATGAGCGCCAGCATGCAGAACGCGCAGCCTGCCGCTGGTGGCGGTATCCCCGACAACTCTGCCGCTCCTGCCAACGCTCCTTCCGATGCCAACCAGCCTGCGCCAACCACAGGGCCTGACGGCAAGCCTCTTGCCGGAACGCCTATGCCAGCCGATGCAGGAGCAGGCGCACCGGCTGCTCCTCCTGCCGACGAGCTCTACAAGACCGCTCTCGGTGACTACATGTCGGCCAAGTATTCGCTCGCTGCGTCAGAGTTCGGCGATGTCACCAAGAACTACCCCGACAATCCTCTCTCAGGAAACGCCTACTACTATCGCGGAGAGATCGACTATCGCGCCGGACACTACGCCGAAGCCATCAAGAGCTACGACAAGGTGATCGAGCAGTACCCCGCGAGCAACAAGGTCCCGGTATCGCGCCTGCACAAGGGCAACGCGCTGATCGCCTCCAAGCAGACCGCAGCCGGCGTTCGCGAGCTGCGCGCTCTCATCCAGCGCTTCCCCAACTCGCCCGAGGCAATGCAGGCACGCAGCAAGCTCAGCGGCATGGGCGTTCCTGTCAATCCCCGCCGGTAG
- a CDS encoding glucose 1-dehydrogenase gives MSNISNALDLFRLDNKVALITGAASGLGAAIATALSQAGATVAVHGNRRPADDTAAAINAASGRAEAFQADLSSTAGAETLFHQVKQKLGRVDILVNNAGTIHRNAAEDTLLEDWQQVLQVNLTSVFQLSQLAARDMISRNAPGKIVNIASLLSFQGGIRVPAYAASKGGVAQLTKALANEWAPKGIQVNAIAPGYFATTNTEALQADETRNRQILERIPAARWGQPQDLAGAALFLSSNASNYVTGTVITVDGGWMGR, from the coding sequence ATGTCAAATATCTCAAATGCACTCGACCTCTTCCGCCTCGACAATAAAGTAGCCCTCATCACTGGAGCCGCCAGCGGCCTCGGCGCAGCCATCGCCACCGCTCTCTCGCAGGCCGGAGCCACCGTAGCCGTCCACGGCAACCGTCGCCCCGCCGACGACACCGCCGCCGCCATCAACGCCGCCAGTGGCCGCGCCGAAGCCTTTCAGGCCGATCTCTCCAGCACCGCCGGGGCCGAGACCCTCTTCCACCAGGTCAAGCAGAAACTGGGTCGCGTCGACATCCTTGTCAACAACGCCGGAACCATCCACCGCAACGCCGCTGAAGACACCCTTCTCGAAGACTGGCAGCAGGTCCTTCAGGTCAACCTCACCAGCGTCTTCCAGCTCTCGCAGCTCGCCGCTCGCGATATGATCTCGCGCAATGCACCAGGAAAAATCGTCAACATCGCCTCTCTGCTCAGCTTCCAGGGCGGCATCCGCGTCCCTGCCTACGCAGCCAGCAAAGGCGGCGTAGCCCAGCTCACCAAGGCCCTTGCCAACGAGTGGGCACCCAAAGGCATTCAGGTCAACGCCATCGCGCCCGGCTACTTCGCCACCACCAACACCGAAGCCCTGCAAGCCGACGAGACTCGCAACCGCCAGATCCTTGAACGCATCCCCGCAGCCCGCTGGGGACAGCCCCAGGACCTCGCCGGTGCCGCTCTCTTCCTCAGCTCCAACGCCAGCAACTACGTCACCGGCACCGTCATCACGGTCGACGGTGGCTGGATGGGCCGCTAA
- a CDS encoding Gfo/Idh/MocA family protein, with translation MDFEKVMREAVAPRPKVARPIVLVGAGGIAHDAHLPAYKKAGFSVVAVVDRDREKAETLAKKFAIPFVAGTIAEAVAYAPKDAVFDCTVPAPAQRVVLPQLPDGAAVLLQKPMGETLGEATEILKLCRSKGLTAAVNFQLRWAPNMLAARALYDAGALSAVHDMEVSVSCHMPWELWSFLKTAPRLEILYHSIHYVDLVRSWFGNPLGVYAKTVKSPRTAELAATKSVITFDYGDDKRVFIAANHSHDFDPKMQRSFVQWEGMEGAMRARMGVNLNYPVGLPDNLEYIVRGDAGWSEGPVSGNWFPDAFMGSMGSLQAYVQGEASTLPTSVEDAIDTMRTVEAAYISNRRGGVELPGLELE, from the coding sequence ATGGATTTCGAGAAGGTGATGCGGGAGGCAGTTGCTCCAAGGCCAAAGGTGGCGCGGCCGATTGTGCTGGTGGGTGCGGGTGGAATTGCGCACGACGCTCATCTTCCGGCTTATAAGAAGGCTGGGTTTTCTGTAGTTGCGGTGGTTGATAGGGACCGCGAAAAGGCGGAGACGCTGGCGAAGAAGTTTGCGATTCCTTTTGTCGCCGGGACGATTGCCGAGGCTGTGGCCTATGCGCCGAAGGATGCGGTGTTCGATTGCACAGTTCCGGCTCCGGCGCAGAGGGTGGTGCTGCCGCAGTTGCCAGATGGAGCGGCGGTACTGCTGCAGAAGCCGATGGGAGAGACGCTGGGTGAGGCTACCGAAATTTTGAAGCTCTGCCGGAGCAAGGGACTGACGGCGGCGGTGAACTTTCAGTTGCGGTGGGCTCCGAATATGCTGGCGGCACGTGCGCTGTACGATGCTGGTGCGTTGAGTGCGGTGCACGACATGGAAGTTTCTGTGAGCTGCCATATGCCGTGGGAGCTTTGGAGTTTTTTGAAGACGGCTCCGCGACTGGAGATTCTTTACCACTCGATTCACTATGTTGATCTGGTGCGGAGCTGGTTTGGGAATCCGCTGGGTGTGTATGCGAAGACGGTGAAGAGTCCGCGGACGGCCGAGCTTGCGGCGACGAAGAGCGTGATTACGTTCGACTATGGGGATGATAAGCGCGTGTTCATCGCGGCGAACCATAGCCACGACTTTGATCCGAAGATGCAGCGCAGCTTTGTGCAGTGGGAGGGAATGGAGGGCGCGATGCGGGCGCGGATGGGCGTGAATCTGAACTATCCGGTGGGGCTGCCGGATAATCTCGAATACATTGTTCGCGGCGATGCCGGATGGAGCGAAGGGCCGGTGAGCGGGAACTGGTTTCCGGATGCGTTTATGGGGTCGATGGGATCGTTGCAGGCTTATGTGCAGGGCGAAGCGTCGACGCTGCCTACGAGCGTGGAGGACGCGATCGACACGATGCGCACGGTGGAAGCGGCTTATATTTCGAACAGGCGCGGTGGAGTGGAGCTACCGGGACTTGAACTGGAGTAG
- a CDS encoding HoxN/HupN/NixA family nickel/cobalt transporter, producing the protein MSSTLELALFSCLLLGLRHGFDYDHLAAISDITSVQRNWREGMKLGLLYALGHALTVALLGSAVIFLHLSLPAHLDTVSERLVGATLIILAIYVLVTFLRRKPGHEHHHIPRSRIALLISGARYTGWQIRRRFNPATPQPEPFAFQYNQSSVFVVGIIHGLGAETPSQLLLFLLAANLGGTSRGFIGLLSFIVGLLMMNTLMTASASGIFAGATNRPRVQTVVTSLTAAYSFIIGAIFLFGISDKLPPLLH; encoded by the coding sequence ATGTCGTCCACGCTCGAGCTCGCACTCTTCTCCTGTCTTCTACTCGGCCTTCGTCACGGCTTCGACTACGACCACCTCGCCGCCATCTCCGACATCACCAGCGTCCAGCGCAACTGGCGCGAAGGCATGAAGCTCGGCCTGCTCTACGCCCTCGGCCACGCACTTACCGTCGCCCTCCTCGGCTCCGCCGTCATCTTCCTGCATCTCTCCCTCCCCGCGCATCTCGACACCGTCAGCGAGCGCCTCGTCGGTGCCACCCTCATCATCCTCGCCATCTATGTGCTCGTCACCTTCCTCCGCCGCAAGCCCGGCCACGAGCACCACCACATCCCTCGCAGCCGCATCGCCCTTCTCATCTCCGGAGCCCGCTACACCGGCTGGCAGATCCGTCGCCGCTTCAACCCCGCCACGCCGCAGCCCGAGCCCTTCGCCTTCCAGTACAACCAGAGCTCCGTCTTCGTCGTCGGCATCATCCACGGCCTCGGCGCCGAAACCCCATCGCAGCTCCTGCTCTTTCTCCTCGCAGCAAATCTCGGCGGCACCAGCCGCGGCTTCATCGGCCTGCTCTCCTTCATCGTTGGTCTGCTCATGATGAATACCCTGATGACCGCATCTGCCTCAGGCATCTTCGCCGGTGCAACCAACCGCCCGCGTGTCCAGACCGTCGTAACCTCGCTCACCGCGGCCTATAGCTTTATCATCGGAGCCATCTTTCTCTTCGGCATCTCCGACAAGCTTCCCCCACTCCTCCACTAG
- a CDS encoding SDR family NAD(P)-dependent oxidoreductase yields MSTAPTYATYPSLVDQVVLITGGASGIGAATVEQFALQGARVAFLDVADKPALALIEDLTPRSKHAPLYHHCDLTNIENLQAAIAAVTEQLGTPRVLINNAANDERHRFEDVTPNSWHAGLAANLHHQFFAAQAVAPGMKAAGGGSIINMSSISWRIPTAHLSVYVTAKAAITGMSRSMAKDLGPSNIRVNAVLPGAVLTEKQQRLYMSPDYEQELFKVQFLKRHVMPDEISRLLLFLAADDSSAITGQDYIIDAGWI; encoded by the coding sequence ATGAGCACAGCGCCGACCTACGCCACCTACCCCAGTCTTGTCGATCAGGTCGTCCTCATCACCGGCGGAGCCTCAGGCATCGGTGCCGCCACCGTCGAGCAGTTCGCCCTGCAAGGCGCTCGCGTAGCCTTTCTCGACGTAGCCGACAAACCAGCGCTCGCATTGATCGAAGACCTCACTCCACGCAGCAAGCACGCACCCCTCTACCACCACTGCGACCTCACCAACATCGAAAATCTGCAAGCCGCCATCGCCGCCGTCACCGAACAACTAGGCACACCGCGCGTCCTCATCAACAACGCCGCCAACGACGAGCGTCACCGCTTCGAAGACGTCACGCCCAACTCCTGGCACGCAGGCCTGGCCGCAAATCTTCACCACCAGTTCTTTGCCGCGCAGGCCGTCGCTCCCGGCATGAAGGCCGCAGGCGGCGGCTCCATCATTAACATGAGCTCCATCTCGTGGCGCATCCCCACCGCGCACCTCTCCGTCTACGTCACCGCCAAGGCAGCCATCACCGGTATGAGCCGCTCCATGGCCAAAGACCTCGGCCCATCCAACATCCGCGTCAACGCCGTCCTTCCCGGGGCCGTCCTCACCGAAAAGCAGCAGCGCCTCTACATGTCCCCCGACTACGAGCAAGAGCTCTTCAAGGTGCAGTTCCTGAAGCGTCACGTCATGCCCGACGAAATCTCCCGTCTTCTGCTCTTCCTCGCCGCCGACGACAGCTCCGCCATCACCGGCCAGGACTACATCATCGACGCCGGCTGGATTTAG
- the yiaK gene encoding 3-dehydro-L-gulonate 2-dehydrogenase, with translation MLRVPYADLYAALLKAMQQLGLQSDRAALCARLFAETTRDGVYTHGLNRFPRFEAMVRNGSIDVNAEPERTAAFGSIERWDGHRGPGNLNAYAAMQRTIALAKQNGIGAVALGNTNHWMRGGSYGWLAAEHGLFALCWSNTLANLPAWGTAIPTVGNNPLVIAVPRPQGHVVLDMAMSQFSYGSLAAYSKRNAPLPVPGGYDTTGNLTTDAAAIEESQRALPIGYWKGSSLSLVLDMMAAMLSGGLATHQFPLDPMHEAGQSQIFLAIDPSHLSAAEELNQIAEGIIANLHGITPLDAARPLRYPGEQTLHLREENLRLGIPVDPELWQQISAVP, from the coding sequence ATGCTCCGAGTCCCCTACGCCGATCTCTACGCTGCCCTCCTCAAAGCCATGCAGCAGCTAGGCCTTCAAAGCGACCGCGCTGCCCTCTGCGCGCGCCTCTTCGCCGAAACCACACGCGACGGCGTCTACACTCACGGCCTCAACCGCTTCCCACGCTTCGAAGCAATGGTCCGCAACGGCAGCATCGACGTGAACGCCGAACCCGAGCGCACCGCCGCCTTCGGCAGTATCGAGCGCTGGGACGGCCACCGCGGCCCCGGCAACCTCAACGCCTACGCCGCCATGCAACGCACCATCGCTCTCGCCAAACAAAACGGCATCGGAGCCGTCGCACTCGGCAACACCAACCACTGGATGCGTGGCGGAAGCTACGGCTGGCTCGCCGCCGAACACGGCCTCTTCGCCCTCTGCTGGAGCAACACCCTCGCCAATCTTCCCGCCTGGGGCACCGCCATCCCCACCGTCGGCAACAACCCGCTCGTCATTGCCGTTCCGCGCCCGCAGGGACACGTCGTTCTCGACATGGCCATGTCACAGTTCTCCTACGGAAGCCTCGCCGCCTACAGCAAGCGCAACGCGCCGCTCCCCGTCCCCGGTGGCTACGACACTACTGGCAATCTCACCACCGACGCCGCAGCCATCGAGGAATCACAGCGCGCCCTCCCCATCGGCTACTGGAAAGGCTCCAGCCTTTCGCTTGTCCTCGACATGATGGCAGCCATGCTCTCCGGCGGACTCGCCACCCATCAGTTCCCTCTCGACCCCATGCACGAAGCCGGTCAATCGCAGATCTTTCTCGCCATCGATCCCTCTCACTTAAGCGCCGCCGAAGAGTTAAATCAGATTGCCGAAGGCATCATCGCAAATCTCCACGGCATCACACCCCTCGATGCTGCTCGCCCCTTGCGCTATCCCGGTGAACAAACACTGCATCTCCGCGAAGAGAATCTCCGTCTCGGGATCCCCGTAGACCCAGAGCTATGGCAGCAGATCAGCGCCGTGCCATAG
- a CDS encoding radical SAM protein, translated as MKTSEVLHAWAGILEGRRPSLSIEITRECPLRCPGCYAFDDAHLGASGTTLRQLSDFKGDALVNGVLEVVDRYRPLHLSLVGGDPLVRYRELEILLPELDQRGIYVQIVTSAFRAIPKHWAELPHLNLVVSIDGLQPEHDARRKPATYERILKNLEGTQATIHCTITGQIAGKPHYLEDFLRFWSSRPEAKKVWMSIFTPQIGAEGPEILTPEVRAAVINELLRLRPLYPILDMHPSCIEEFRNPPQSPEECIFARTTHTISADLKTAITPCQFGGNPNCSQCGCMASMGLAAVGHHKVAGNLTAGRIFMISDRIGTGVRKLLQQPRRAS; from the coding sequence GTGAAGACTTCAGAAGTGCTACACGCGTGGGCGGGAATCCTCGAAGGTCGAAGGCCGTCTCTATCCATTGAAATCACAAGAGAGTGCCCATTGCGCTGTCCCGGTTGCTATGCCTTCGACGACGCTCATCTCGGCGCCAGCGGCACCACGCTTCGCCAGTTGTCCGACTTCAAAGGAGACGCTCTTGTAAACGGCGTCCTCGAAGTCGTCGACAGATATCGCCCTCTCCATCTCTCGCTCGTCGGCGGAGACCCACTCGTTCGCTACCGCGAGTTAGAGATTCTTCTGCCTGAACTCGACCAGCGCGGCATCTACGTTCAGATCGTCACCAGCGCCTTCCGCGCCATCCCAAAACATTGGGCCGAACTTCCCCACCTCAATCTCGTCGTCTCCATCGACGGCCTGCAACCCGAGCACGACGCCCGTCGCAAACCCGCAACCTACGAGCGCATCCTCAAAAACCTCGAAGGCACGCAAGCTACCATCCACTGCACCATCACCGGCCAGATCGCCGGCAAACCTCACTACCTTGAAGACTTTCTCCGCTTCTGGTCCTCCCGGCCCGAGGCAAAAAAAGTCTGGATGAGCATCTTCACCCCGCAGATCGGGGCAGAAGGCCCCGAGATCCTCACCCCAGAAGTCCGCGCCGCCGTCATCAACGAGCTTCTGCGTCTGCGTCCTCTCTATCCCATCCTCGACATGCACCCCTCTTGCATCGAGGAGTTTCGCAACCCTCCCCAATCACCCGAAGAATGCATCTTTGCCCGCACCACTCACACCATCTCCGCCGATCTCAAAACCGCAATTACGCCATGCCAGTTCGGCGGCAACCCCAATTGCTCACAGTGCGGCTGCATGGCCTCTATGGGGCTCGCCGCCGTCGGCCATCATAAAGTTGCCGGAAACCTTACCGCTGGTCGTATATTTATGATCTCGGACCGTATTGGCACGGGCGTGAGGAAACTTTTACAACAGCCAAGGAGAGCCTCATAG
- a CDS encoding class II aldolase/adducin family protein: MTQSLVEEPIQVHVTSTGHAVVPGPAMNSVASPLEADLRKQLARIGKAMHRVGYTPATAGNLSVRLDSERILATPTGCSKSLLQPSDMVIVDLDGHKLSGHRKVTSEIGMHLAVYRARPDVQAIVHAHPPIATAFAACRKPLDQPICSEIMMTTGLVPLAEYATTGTEEVSESLQPFLLTHDAILLANHGLLTYGETLMDAFMKTETVEHFAQVCLAAHQLGGAVPLEDADLEKLRRAKMRYKRNASDEPCNA, from the coding sequence ATGACCCAATCCCTTGTCGAAGAGCCTATCCAAGTACACGTCACCAGCACAGGCCACGCAGTTGTACCGGGTCCTGCGATGAACTCTGTGGCAAGCCCGCTCGAAGCCGATCTCCGCAAGCAGCTCGCACGCATCGGCAAAGCCATGCATCGCGTCGGCTACACTCCCGCGACCGCAGGCAATCTCTCCGTGCGTCTCGACAGCGAGCGCATCCTCGCGACCCCAACCGGCTGCAGCAAATCCCTCCTGCAACCATCCGACATGGTCATCGTCGATCTCGACGGCCACAAGCTCTCCGGCCACCGCAAGGTCACCAGCGAGATCGGCATGCACCTCGCCGTCTATCGTGCGCGTCCCGACGTGCAGGCCATCGTCCACGCGCATCCTCCCATCGCAACTGCATTCGCCGCCTGTCGCAAGCCGCTCGATCAACCCATCTGTTCCGAGATCATGATGACCACCGGCCTCGTCCCGTTGGCAGAGTACGCAACCACCGGCACCGAAGAGGTCAGCGAAAGCCTCCAGCCCTTTCTTCTCACGCACGACGCCATCCTGCTCGCCAACCACGGCCTGCTCACCTACGGCGAAACTTTGATGGACGCCTTCATGAAGACCGAGACCGTCGAACACTTCGCCCAGGTCTGCCTCGCCGCGCATCAACTCGGCGGTGCGGTCCCGCTCGAAGACGCCGATCTCGAAAAACTTCGCCGGGCAAAGATGCGCTACAAACGAAACGCCTCCGACGAGCCCTGCAACGCCTGA